A stretch of the Chitiniphilus purpureus genome encodes the following:
- a CDS encoding TolC family protein yields the protein MDITTRLHLTPIAALLAALLGGCAVQPQAIPVQERQADLARQRTAMFAEQEPLSGAITLEDAMARALKYNLDHRLKLMEEALAQRQLDLARWDLLPRLTAEAGYFWRSNELASSSRDYATGEQSLVPSTSSDRTHETADLTLSWNVLDFGVSYYAAQQQADRVLVLRERRRKVIHLMMQQVRQAYWQAVGAQQLETKVEPILKLTQQALDDSRRIEQEKLQAPLDTLNYQRQLLDILRQLEAVRDELAQAKPRLASIMNVPPGSPYTLTQPEGFATPRLPIAPEAMEETALVHRPELVEAGYNERIGLWETRKAMAKLLPGLNIELGVNYDSDSYLVHQSWRDLGLRVSWNLLNLLNYKNIRGSAQAQYEVAQQQHLALNMAVLTQVHVAYRDYLGRKRQFELSNDMNEVDQRILTHTRNAAKADAQGKLNEIRAQASAVMSELRLYQTYGALQNAYGQMLATLGLDPLPDEVRAHDLGTLREAIVEREKQLVEVDAEPRR from the coding sequence TTGGATATCACTACCCGCTTGCATTTGACCCCGATCGCGGCACTGCTTGCCGCGCTGCTGGGCGGTTGTGCCGTACAGCCGCAGGCGATCCCGGTGCAGGAGCGGCAGGCCGACCTCGCCCGCCAGCGCACTGCCATGTTCGCCGAGCAGGAGCCGCTCTCGGGCGCCATCACGCTGGAAGACGCGATGGCGCGTGCGCTCAAGTACAACCTCGATCACCGGCTCAAGCTGATGGAAGAGGCGCTGGCACAGCGGCAGCTCGATCTGGCGCGCTGGGACCTGCTGCCCAGGCTGACCGCCGAAGCCGGTTATTTCTGGCGCAGCAACGAGCTGGCCTCCTCCTCGCGTGACTACGCGACCGGCGAGCAGTCGCTGGTGCCTTCCACCTCGTCCGACCGTACCCATGAAACCGCGGATCTCACGCTGTCCTGGAACGTGCTCGACTTCGGCGTGAGCTACTACGCGGCGCAGCAGCAGGCCGACCGGGTGCTGGTGCTGCGCGAGCGCCGGCGCAAGGTGATCCACCTGATGATGCAGCAGGTGCGGCAGGCGTACTGGCAGGCGGTGGGAGCGCAGCAGTTGGAGACCAAGGTCGAGCCCATCCTCAAGCTGACGCAGCAGGCGCTGGATGACTCGCGCAGGATCGAGCAGGAAAAGCTGCAGGCTCCGCTCGATACGCTCAACTACCAGCGCCAGTTGCTCGACATCCTGCGCCAGCTCGAAGCGGTGCGCGACGAGCTGGCGCAGGCCAAGCCACGGCTCGCGTCGATCATGAACGTGCCGCCGGGCTCGCCGTACACCCTCACGCAGCCGGAGGGCTTTGCCACGCCGCGCCTGCCGATCGCGCCCGAGGCCATGGAGGAAACGGCGCTGGTGCACCGCCCCGAACTCGTCGAAGCCGGCTACAACGAGCGGATCGGCCTGTGGGAGACCAGGAAGGCGATGGCCAAGCTGCTGCCCGGCCTCAACATCGAGCTGGGCGTCAACTACGACAGCGACAGCTACCTCGTGCACCAGTCCTGGCGCGACCTGGGGCTGCGCGTGAGCTGGAACCTCCTCAACCTGCTCAACTACAAGAACATCCGCGGCAGCGCGCAGGCGCAATACGAGGTGGCGCAACAGCAGCATCTGGCGCTGAACATGGCGGTGCTCACGCAGGTACACGTGGCCTATCGCGACTACCTGGGCCGCAAACGCCAGTTCGAGCTGTCCAACGACATGAACGAAGTGGACCAGCGCATCCTGACCCACACCCGCAACGCGGCCAAGGCCGACGCGCAGGGCAAGCTCAACGAGATCCGCGCGCAGGCGAGCGCCGTGATGTCCGAGCTGCGCCTGTACCAGACCTATGGCGCGCTGCAGAACGCCTACGGGCAGATGCTCGCCACGCTCGGGCTCGATCCGCTGCCTGACGAAGTGCGCGCGCACGACCTGGGCACGCTGCGCGAGGCCATCGTCGAGCGCGAGAAACAGTTGGTGGAGGTCGACGCGGAGCCACGCCGATGA
- a CDS encoding helix-turn-helix transcriptional regulator — protein MITPYATELATVLAGMGVGQSLLFAVLLWLRRERPANVWLALCHLAIAQVMALLLFNNVWKQHLDGRLTAHMMLNLFFIGPLLWGYARALTGRPLSMCSPWLWCHLLPGLLLHLGTLAGWITIDPPPADESAWSAENYTPGSDASEIPSLLLVGIHIGSYCLAVWLLLRRHQQTLKTQFSRLGVRSLQWLSTLSLALAAAIALWFGLRWLAPMLADLIVAGAYLVLAGVAGLRGLHQPAAMVQPEPEAGPEANGAKYAKSVLDATQAETIRQALLQLMARDKPYLEEDLTLSGLAGQLRISPHHLSQVLNGAMATNFFDYINRHRVEAVQRCLVDPAYAEQTVLDIGLACGFSAKTTFNTVFKRLTGVTPTAYRQQARAAAPPHPDQAGLTG, from the coding sequence ATGATCACCCCCTACGCCACGGAGCTTGCGACCGTGCTGGCCGGCATGGGCGTCGGCCAGAGCCTGCTGTTCGCCGTACTGCTGTGGCTGCGGCGCGAACGCCCGGCCAATGTGTGGCTGGCGCTGTGCCACCTGGCGATCGCGCAGGTGATGGCGCTGCTGCTGTTCAACAACGTGTGGAAGCAGCATCTGGATGGGCGGCTGACGGCGCACATGATGCTCAATCTGTTCTTCATCGGGCCGCTGCTGTGGGGCTACGCCCGTGCATTGACGGGCCGTCCGCTGTCGATGTGCTCACCCTGGCTGTGGTGCCATCTGCTGCCGGGCCTGCTGCTGCACCTGGGCACGCTGGCCGGCTGGATCACCATCGACCCACCGCCGGCCGATGAATCGGCCTGGTCGGCCGAGAACTACACACCGGGCAGCGACGCATCGGAAATCCCTTCGCTGCTGCTGGTGGGCATCCATATCGGCAGCTATTGCCTGGCGGTCTGGCTGCTGCTGCGCCGCCATCAGCAGACGTTGAAGACACAGTTCTCCCGGCTCGGGGTGCGCTCGTTGCAATGGCTGAGCACCTTGTCGCTGGCGCTGGCCGCCGCGATCGCGCTGTGGTTCGGCCTGCGCTGGCTGGCGCCGATGCTGGCCGACCTGATCGTCGCCGGCGCCTACCTGGTCCTCGCCGGCGTGGCCGGCCTGCGTGGCCTGCACCAACCGGCGGCCATGGTGCAGCCGGAACCGGAAGCCGGGCCCGAGGCCAACGGGGCCAAATACGCAAAATCGGTGCTGGACGCCACGCAGGCGGAAACCATCCGCCAGGCGCTGCTGCAGCTGATGGCCCGGGACAAACCCTATCTGGAAGAAGACCTGACGCTGTCCGGGCTTGCCGGGCAGCTGCGGATCAGCCCGCATCACCTGTCGCAGGTGCTCAACGGCGCGATGGCGACCAATTTCTTCGACTACATCAACCGTCATCGGGTCGAGGCGGTCCAGCGTTGCCTCGTCGATCCGGCGTATGCGGAGCAGACGGTGCTGGACATCGGCCTGGCATGCGGCTTCAGCGCCAAGACCACATTCAACACCGTGTTCAAGCGCCTGACCGGCGTGACGCCCACCGCGTACCGGCAGCAGGCACGTGCCGCTGCCCCGCCCCATCCGGATCAGGCCGGCTTGACCGGCTGA
- a CDS encoding HlyD family efflux transporter periplasmic adaptor subunit codes for MPLPPLRQELSLHPGPVDPYGAPTWTLHDPAANRFYQLSWPAFEILSRWHRGDAAQVLAAVNAETTLQVGADDLEDLYRLLAGHHLLVGHDAAYTGRLAESAAAQRMSKTMWLLKHYLFFRVPLLRPMPLLKRLAPRLEWAFTPACWYALAAIAVFGLYLASRRWDEFTHTFSAYAGPEGLLGIGIALSFAKVLHEFGHALTAYRCGCRVPTMGVAFLVMWPVLYTDTNEAWKLRRRGERLRIGAAGMLSELALAALATLAWSFLPDGPLRSAAFLLATSTWLLTLAINASPFMRFDGYFLLSDWLEMPNLHERAFALARWRLREALFGLGEAPPESFTPGRQRFLLAFAFATWLYRLVLFFGIALMVYHLFFKALGLLLMVIELGWFIVLPIWRELRVWWSRRAALRWHRQTLRTAAVLALLALLVLVPWQGTVRAPAVLTAVRNQSLYAAQAGRIVGDAAREGQRVRAGERLATLVSPELEFRLRMAQAQEQALRWQVEQQPFATELQEAGDVLRRRWAGAREAVHGLIAQRRQLEVRAPFDGTVVETNAFLAPGAWLARGEKLFQIVGAEGGLKVEAFVGERDHALLDRSQGGRFIADLPEAGTLRCSRAEPDEVNMTVLPQPYLASSHGGRLPVVRNDRQELVPLQTTFRVRLTQCGHAAVAGELPGVAILVRERHSLAQSAWTALLDLLQRERGL; via the coding sequence ATGCCACTGCCCCCGCTGCGCCAGGAGCTGAGCCTGCATCCAGGCCCCGTCGATCCGTATGGCGCGCCGACATGGACACTGCACGACCCGGCTGCCAACCGCTTCTACCAGCTCAGTTGGCCGGCATTCGAGATCCTGTCGCGCTGGCATCGCGGCGATGCCGCGCAAGTGCTGGCCGCGGTCAATGCCGAGACCACGCTCCAGGTCGGCGCGGACGATCTGGAGGACCTGTACCGCCTGCTCGCCGGCCACCATCTGCTGGTGGGGCACGATGCTGCGTACACCGGCCGCCTTGCCGAAAGCGCCGCGGCACAGCGCATGTCCAAGACCATGTGGCTGCTCAAGCACTACCTGTTCTTCCGCGTGCCGCTGCTGCGGCCGATGCCACTGCTCAAGCGGCTCGCCCCCCGGCTGGAGTGGGCCTTCACCCCCGCCTGCTGGTATGCGCTGGCCGCCATCGCCGTGTTCGGGCTCTACCTGGCCTCGCGGCGTTGGGATGAATTCACCCACACCTTCTCGGCCTACGCCGGCCCCGAAGGGCTGCTGGGGATCGGCATCGCCCTGTCGTTCGCCAAGGTGCTGCACGAATTCGGACACGCGCTCACCGCCTACCGCTGCGGCTGCCGCGTGCCCACCATGGGTGTGGCCTTCCTGGTGATGTGGCCGGTGCTGTACACCGACACCAACGAAGCGTGGAAGCTCAGGCGCCGCGGCGAGCGGCTGCGCATCGGCGCGGCCGGCATGCTCAGCGAGCTGGCGCTGGCCGCACTTGCCACGCTGGCCTGGAGCTTCCTGCCGGACGGGCCGCTGCGCAGCGCGGCGTTCCTGCTCGCCACCAGCACCTGGCTGCTCACGCTGGCCATCAATGCCAGCCCGTTCATGCGCTTTGACGGCTATTTCCTGCTGTCGGACTGGCTTGAGATGCCCAATCTGCACGAACGCGCCTTCGCACTGGCGCGCTGGCGGCTGCGCGAGGCACTGTTCGGCCTGGGCGAGGCGCCGCCGGAGTCGTTCACCCCAGGCCGGCAGCGTTTCCTGCTGGCCTTCGCCTTCGCCACCTGGCTGTACCGGCTGGTGCTGTTCTTTGGCATCGCGCTGATGGTCTATCACCTGTTCTTCAAGGCACTGGGCCTGTTGCTGATGGTGATCGAGCTGGGCTGGTTCATCGTGCTGCCGATCTGGCGGGAGCTCAGGGTCTGGTGGTCACGCCGCGCTGCACTGCGCTGGCACAGGCAGACCCTGCGCACGGCGGCGGTGCTGGCGCTGCTGGCGCTGCTGGTGCTGGTGCCCTGGCAAGGCACGGTACGCGCCCCGGCGGTGCTGACCGCGGTGCGCAACCAGTCGCTCTATGCCGCGCAGGCCGGACGCATCGTCGGTGATGCCGCGCGCGAAGGACAGCGGGTGCGCGCCGGCGAGCGCCTGGCGACGCTGGTCTCGCCGGAGCTGGAATTCCGGCTGCGCATGGCACAGGCACAGGAGCAGGCATTGCGCTGGCAGGTCGAGCAGCAGCCGTTCGCCACCGAGCTGCAGGAAGCGGGCGACGTGCTGCGCCGCCGCTGGGCGGGGGCACGCGAAGCGGTCCACGGCCTGATCGCGCAGCGCAGGCAGCTCGAAGTGCGGGCGCCGTTCGACGGCACGGTGGTCGAGACCAATGCCTTCCTTGCCCCGGGGGCCTGGCTCGCGCGCGGCGAGAAGCTGTTCCAGATCGTCGGCGCCGAGGGGGGACTCAAGGTCGAGGCCTTTGTCGGTGAGCGCGACCACGCGCTGCTGGACCGCAGCCAGGGGGGCCGCTTCATCGCCGACCTGCCCGAGGCCGGCACGCTGCGTTGCAGCCGGGCCGAGCCGGACGAAGTCAACATGACGGTGCTGCCGCAGCCCTATCTGGCCAGCAGCCACGGCGGACGTCTGCCGGTGGTGCGCAACGACCGTCAGGAACTGGTGCCGCTGCAGACCACCTTCCGCGTGCGGCTGACGCAGTGCGGGCACGCGGCTGTGGCGGGGGAGCTGCCCGGCGTGGCCATCCTGGTCCGCGAGCGCCACAGCCTCGCGCAATCGGCATGGACGGCGTTGCTGGACCTGTTGCAGCGCGAGCGCGGGCTGTAG
- a CDS encoding efflux RND transporter periplasmic adaptor subunit, with protein MTQTSAVDALVTLVQLERRAREAQSPEALGFVMVNETLALVPYRQAAFWSDSGLGQVAAVSGLPQVDPNAPYLQWLGRLCRALHQAHTATTPLDAASAPAGQAADWADWLPAHALWLPLTDEAGLREGGLLLARDTPFNEHERAVLAELVHAYAHALAAFRPRRSTAQRFKAALRLNRVRRRILLALLGVCLFPVRLTVLAPAEVVPRDPFLVRAPLDGVVERFFVQPSQAVAAGAPLFSLDTVTLQARRALAQRAYDTAQEEYRQSAQLAVTDDEGRVKLAQSRGELEQKALELEYTTEQLDRVQVKADRAGVAVFDDVNDWQGKAVVVGEKVLLLADPAKVELLAQMPVAEQIPLQPGTVIALYPSADPTRAYEARIVSVAYSAGETDEGVLAYRVRARFEAGAPPRLGLRGTARLPGSWVPFAYYALRRPFAVARQWLGW; from the coding sequence ATGACGCAAACGAGCGCAGTCGACGCGCTGGTCACCCTGGTCCAGCTGGAACGGCGTGCCCGCGAAGCGCAGAGCCCTGAGGCGCTGGGCTTTGTGATGGTGAACGAGACGCTGGCACTGGTGCCGTACCGCCAGGCGGCGTTCTGGTCAGACAGCGGCCTCGGGCAGGTAGCGGCGGTGTCGGGGCTGCCGCAGGTGGACCCGAACGCGCCCTACCTGCAGTGGCTAGGCCGGTTGTGCCGTGCGCTGCACCAGGCCCACACCGCGACCACACCGCTCGACGCCGCAAGCGCCCCCGCCGGGCAGGCGGCCGACTGGGCCGACTGGCTGCCGGCCCACGCGCTGTGGCTGCCACTGACCGACGAGGCCGGCCTGCGCGAAGGCGGCCTGCTGCTGGCACGCGATACGCCCTTCAACGAGCATGAGCGCGCCGTGCTGGCCGAACTGGTGCATGCCTACGCGCACGCGCTGGCCGCCTTCCGCCCACGGCGCAGCACTGCGCAGCGCTTCAAGGCGGCACTGCGGCTGAACCGGGTGCGGCGGCGCATCCTGCTGGCGCTCTTGGGGGTGTGTCTGTTTCCGGTCCGCCTGACCGTGCTGGCACCGGCCGAAGTGGTGCCGCGCGATCCGTTCCTGGTGCGCGCGCCGCTTGATGGCGTGGTCGAACGCTTCTTCGTGCAGCCGAGTCAGGCGGTCGCGGCCGGCGCGCCGCTGTTCAGCCTCGATACGGTGACGCTGCAGGCACGGCGCGCGCTGGCGCAACGGGCGTACGACACCGCGCAGGAGGAATACCGGCAGTCGGCCCAGCTGGCGGTGACCGACGACGAGGGCCGGGTCAAGCTGGCGCAAAGCCGCGGCGAGCTGGAACAGAAGGCGCTGGAGCTTGAGTACACCACCGAGCAGCTCGACCGGGTGCAGGTCAAGGCCGACCGGGCTGGGGTCGCGGTGTTCGACGATGTCAACGACTGGCAGGGCAAGGCGGTGGTGGTCGGCGAGAAGGTGCTGCTGCTGGCCGATCCGGCCAAGGTGGAGCTATTGGCGCAGATGCCGGTGGCCGAGCAGATCCCGCTGCAGCCGGGCACGGTGATCGCGCTCTATCCCAGTGCCGATCCCACCCGCGCCTACGAGGCACGCATCGTCAGCGTGGCCTACAGCGCCGGCGAGACCGACGAGGGCGTACTCGCCTATCGGGTACGCGCCCGGTTCGAGGCCGGTGCCCCGCCACGGCTGGGCCTGCGTGGCACTGCACGGCTGCCCGGCAGCTGGGTGCCGTTCGCCTACTACGCGCTGCGCCGCCCGTTCGCAGTGGCGCGGCAATGGCTGGGTTGGTAG
- a CDS encoding S41 family peptidase, translated as MKEFSQKKQGWLYPARRWASLMVLGAGLAGCGGEEGEPPLLVQAGDVVQDGRIDARLVGNYRVLGEGWLVTLTEEGLQRYQEAQTLCYPHPERDSPQVFSGYRFRRTLDPKQSRRVELYAMPGLPASYSLERIDGIPAHCLNPAASSPARTFQAMWEMLQLDYAFFNERGIDWPARHAQYAGRAAAAADDEALGAVLSEALGGFKDEHVALIQLDGNGARYRFIGGDTPTLRMLKAEAEAEAEAPHADGDALLALEQRWRAQLQERVVKRLEQGSAVRAFGDGLIWGRLPGNVGYLAIGRLSEFRQGNDLRADVEAAGQEVDRVLAALADTKAMIVDVSLLLEGGHDAVGLEIAGRFADQRRLAFTKIAHRPQGVDAQSWYIAPKGERQYRKPVYLLTSDRTVSAGDTFALAMRELPQVTLVGQPTSGALSNALTKRLPGNFAVVFANEIYRDARGEVFEVRGVPPALPMTLFDPARPASLYTGHEEALSALLGRIGPEGTLLAQVPRPLAALDLHRLILGLHPWALSRRLLAG; from the coding sequence ATGAAGGAATTCTCTCAGAAAAAGCAGGGTTGGCTGTATCCGGCACGCAGGTGGGCAAGCCTCATGGTGCTGGGGGCGGGTCTGGCAGGCTGCGGCGGCGAGGAGGGCGAGCCCCCCTTGCTCGTCCAGGCCGGCGACGTGGTGCAGGACGGGCGGATCGACGCCAGATTGGTCGGCAACTACCGGGTGCTGGGCGAAGGCTGGCTGGTGACGCTGACCGAGGAGGGCCTACAGCGCTACCAGGAGGCGCAGACGCTGTGCTACCCGCACCCGGAGCGCGATTCGCCGCAGGTGTTCTCCGGCTATCGCTTTCGCCGCACGCTTGACCCGAAGCAGTCGCGGCGGGTCGAGCTGTATGCAATGCCCGGCCTGCCAGCAAGCTATTCGCTTGAGCGGATCGACGGCATTCCGGCCCACTGCCTCAACCCGGCGGCATCCAGCCCCGCCCGCACCTTCCAGGCGATGTGGGAGATGCTGCAGCTGGACTATGCCTTTTTCAACGAACGGGGTATCGACTGGCCGGCCCGTCATGCGCAATATGCCGGGCGCGCCGCGGCGGCGGCCGACGACGAGGCGCTCGGTGCGGTGCTGAGCGAAGCGCTGGGCGGGTTCAAGGATGAACACGTGGCGCTGATCCAGTTGGATGGAAACGGTGCGCGTTACCGGTTCATCGGCGGCGACACGCCCACTTTGCGCATGCTCAAGGCCGAGGCCGAGGCCGAGGCCGAGGCGCCGCACGCCGACGGCGATGCGCTGCTGGCGTTGGAGCAGCGCTGGCGCGCACAACTGCAGGAGCGGGTGGTCAAGCGCCTGGAGCAGGGAAGCGCGGTGCGTGCCTTCGGCGACGGCCTGATCTGGGGCCGGTTGCCCGGCAACGTCGGCTATCTGGCGATTGGCCGGCTGTCCGAGTTCCGCCAGGGCAACGATCTGCGGGCCGATGTCGAGGCCGCCGGCCAGGAGGTCGACCGCGTCCTGGCGGCGCTGGCCGATACCAAGGCGATGATCGTCGACGTCTCGCTGCTGCTCGAAGGCGGCCATGACGCGGTGGGGCTGGAGATCGCCGGGCGCTTTGCCGACCAACGCCGGCTGGCGTTTACCAAGATCGCGCATCGGCCGCAGGGCGTGGATGCTCAGTCGTGGTACATCGCGCCCAAGGGGGAGCGTCAGTACCGCAAGCCGGTCTACCTGCTGACCAGCGATCGCACCGTCAGTGCCGGCGATACCTTCGCGCTGGCAATGCGCGAGCTGCCGCAGGTGACGCTGGTCGGGCAGCCCACCAGCGGCGCGTTGTCCAATGCGCTCACCAAACGGCTGCCAGGCAACTTTGCCGTGGTGTTCGCCAACGAAATCTATCGCGATGCGCGCGGCGAGGTCTTCGAGGTGCGCGGCGTCCCACCCGCCTTGCCAATGACGTTGTTCGATCCGGCACGCCCGGCCTCGCTGTACACCGGCCACGAGGAAGCGCTGTCCGCGTTGCTGGGCCGGATCGGCCCTGAAGGCACGCTGCTGGCACAGGTGCCGCGCCCGTTGGCGGCGCTCGATCTGCACCGGCTGATCCTGGGCCTGCACCCGTGGGCCTTGTCGCGCCGGCTGCTGGCCGGATAA
- the alkB gene encoding DNA oxidative demethylase AlkB — MSYDLFQDLPGPAGTEPLGEGASLLHGFARDAAPALLAAMHGVLDQAPLRHWQTSGGYTLGVAMSNCGPVGWVSDARGYRYQPIDPLGNAPWPALPPCFAELARAAAAAAGYPGFEPDACLINRYERGTRLSLHQDRNERDFAHPIVSISLGLPAVFLFGGAARSDKPRRFRLEHGDVAVWGGATRLAYHGIAPLAAGTHPLTGPYRYNLTLRRAR, encoded by the coding sequence ATGAGCTACGACCTGTTCCAGGATCTGCCTGGCCCTGCCGGGACCGAGCCGCTGGGCGAGGGCGCATCGCTGCTGCACGGCTTCGCCCGTGACGCCGCGCCGGCGTTGCTGGCGGCGATGCATGGGGTGCTGGACCAGGCGCCGCTGCGGCACTGGCAGACATCCGGTGGCTACACCCTGGGTGTGGCGATGAGCAATTGCGGCCCGGTCGGCTGGGTATCCGATGCGCGCGGCTATCGCTACCAGCCGATCGACCCGCTTGGCAACGCACCCTGGCCGGCGCTGCCGCCGTGCTTTGCCGAACTGGCGCGCGCCGCGGCGGCGGCAGCGGGTTATCCCGGGTTCGAGCCCGATGCCTGCCTGATCAACCGCTATGAGCGGGGCACGCGGCTGTCGCTGCACCAGGATCGCAACGAGCGCGATTTTGCCCATCCCATCGTCTCGATCTCGCTGGGCCTGCCGGCGGTGTTCCTGTTCGGCGGGGCCGCGCGCAGCGACAAGCCGCGGCGCTTCCGGCTGGAACATGGCGACGTGGCGGTCTGGGGCGGGGCCACGCGCCTTGCCTACCATGGCATCGCCCCGCTTGCCGCCGGCACGCATCCCTTGACCGGCCCCTACCGCTATAACCTGACGCTGCGCCGCGCGCGCTGA
- a CDS encoding ABC transporter permease, with protein MKAFSLARWWAIVLKEFLQLRRDRITFGMIIGFPIMQLALFGFAINADPKHMPTAVVMADRSEFTRGYVAAMATSGYFDITGELPDEAAARSALAQGRVQFVLTVPADFTRRLLRGERPALLVQADASDPAATSLALAALNQLAQRVAERELTGPLAPLRAAAAPFEVRVHRLYNPEGNTQFNTVPGLMGVILTMTMVMMTGLAMTRERERGTMENLLATPVQPLEVMTGKIVPYIAIGMIQATITLLAARFVFHVPFAGSLIAVYLATLLFIAATLTVGITLSSVARNQLQAMQLTMFYFLPNILLSGFMFPFRGMPQWAQWLGNLLPLTHFNRLIRGILLKGSGWPELWPSVWPLLLFTAVVMGIALRFYRRTLD; from the coding sequence ATGAAGGCCTTCTCGCTGGCACGCTGGTGGGCCATCGTGCTCAAGGAGTTTCTGCAGCTGCGGCGCGACCGCATCACCTTTGGCATGATCATCGGCTTTCCGATCATGCAATTGGCGCTGTTCGGCTTTGCCATCAACGCCGATCCCAAGCATATGCCGACCGCGGTGGTGATGGCCGACCGCAGCGAGTTCACCCGCGGTTATGTGGCGGCGATGGCAACCTCGGGCTATTTCGACATCACCGGCGAGCTGCCCGACGAAGCGGCGGCGCGCAGCGCACTGGCGCAGGGGCGGGTGCAATTCGTGCTGACGGTGCCGGCGGATTTCACGCGTCGGCTGCTGCGTGGCGAGCGCCCGGCCCTCCTGGTGCAGGCCGACGCATCCGACCCGGCGGCGACCTCGCTTGCGCTGGCCGCGCTCAATCAGCTGGCGCAGCGCGTGGCCGAGCGCGAATTGACCGGGCCGCTCGCTCCGCTGCGTGCCGCGGCAGCGCCGTTCGAAGTCCGGGTGCATCGGCTGTACAACCCGGAAGGCAATACCCAGTTCAATACCGTGCCCGGGTTGATGGGCGTGATCCTGACCATGACCATGGTGATGATGACGGGCCTTGCGATGACGCGTGAACGCGAGCGCGGCACCATGGAAAACCTGCTCGCCACGCCGGTGCAGCCGCTCGAAGTGATGACCGGCAAGATCGTGCCCTACATCGCCATCGGCATGATCCAGGCCACCATCACCCTGCTGGCGGCCCGCTTCGTGTTCCACGTGCCCTTCGCCGGCAGCCTCATCGCCGTCTACCTGGCGACGCTGCTGTTCATCGCGGCCACCCTCACCGTCGGCATCACCTTGTCATCGGTGGCGCGCAATCAGTTGCAGGCGATGCAGCTGACCATGTTCTATTTCCTGCCCAACATCCTGCTCTCGGGCTTCATGTTCCCGTTCCGCGGCATGCCGCAGTGGGCGCAATGGCTGGGCAACCTGCTGCCGCTGACGCATTTCAACCGGCTGATCCGCGGCATCCTGCTCAAGGGCAGTGGTTGGCCGGAGTTGTGGCCCAGCGTCTGGCCGCTGCTGCTGTTCACTGCGGTGGTGATGGGCATCGCGTTGCGGTTCTATCGGCGCACGCTGGACTGA
- a CDS encoding efflux RND transporter periplasmic adaptor subunit — MMRRLLPAALLLTAVVQAAPPAAGNAGKDNRIRTQLAARESVVVASELNAKIARLPWKEGDAFRAGQALVSFDCSLFQAQLRKADAGAEAARKLLEVNTRLAELNSVGKLEVEQAQAKVKESAAEAAYMRATVSRCTIPAPFSGRVAKRLANAHEFVTPGKPLLEIVDVSALEVQMIIPSRWLARIKPGTRFTVEVDELGQSYPAVVSRIGARIDPVSQSISLTGRIEGQHPALLPGMSGWASFPAR; from the coding sequence ATGATGCGGCGCCTGCTGCCGGCGGCGCTGCTGCTGACGGCCGTGGTGCAGGCCGCGCCACCCGCCGCCGGCAATGCCGGCAAGGACAATCGGATCCGTACGCAGTTGGCCGCGCGTGAATCGGTGGTGGTGGCAAGCGAGCTCAATGCCAAGATCGCGCGACTGCCATGGAAGGAAGGCGACGCCTTCCGCGCGGGTCAGGCGCTGGTGTCGTTCGACTGCAGCCTGTTCCAGGCCCAGCTGCGCAAGGCCGACGCCGGTGCCGAGGCCGCGCGCAAGCTGCTGGAAGTGAACACCCGGCTCGCCGAACTCAATTCGGTCGGCAAGCTCGAGGTGGAGCAGGCGCAGGCCAAGGTCAAGGAGTCGGCGGCCGAGGCGGCCTATATGCGCGCCACCGTCAGCCGCTGCACCATCCCCGCCCCCTTCTCCGGCCGCGTCGCCAAGCGGTTGGCCAATGCGCACGAGTTCGTCACGCCGGGCAAGCCGTTGCTGGAGATCGTCGACGTCAGCGCGCTGGAAGTGCAGATGATCATCCCGTCGCGCTGGCTCGCCAGGATCAAGCCCGGGACCCGGTTCACCGTCGAGGTGGATGAACTCGGCCAGAGCTATCCGGCCGTGGTGTCGCGGATCGGTGCGCGGATCGACCCGGTCAGCCAGTCCATCTCGCTCACCGGCAGGATCGAGGGCCAACACCCCGCGCTGCTGCCCGGCATGAGCGGCTGGGCCAGCTTCCCCGCGCGATGA